The Triticum dicoccoides isolate Atlit2015 ecotype Zavitan chromosome 6A, WEW_v2.0, whole genome shotgun sequence genome has a window encoding:
- the LOC119318096 gene encoding non-specific lipid-transfer protein-like 1, with protein sequence MEASKLKAARLLEQMSAHLATDAGKEIANKVGFVYQLNISPKKMGVDEEIFVVDLKKGAVSTGKYEGTPDAAFTFTDDDFLAIASGKLNPQMAFIRGKLKIKGSISAAQKFTPDIFPKPSKL encoded by the exons ATGGAGGCGAGCAAGCTCAAGGCGGCCAGGCTCCTGGAGCAGATGAGCGCCCACCTCGCCACCGACGCCGGCAAGGAGATCGCCAACAAGGTCGGCTTCGTCTACCAGCTCAACATCTCGCCCAAG AAGATGGGCGTGGACGAGGAGATCTTCGTCGTGGACCTCAAGAAGGGCGCCGTCTCCACAG GGAAGTACGAGGGGACGCCGGACGCGGCCTTcaccttcaccgacgacgacttcctcGCCATCGCCAGCGGCAAGCTGAACCCGCAGATGGCGTTTATAAG GGGCAAGCTGAAGATCAAGGGGAGCATCAGCGCCGCGCAGAAGTTCACGCCGGACATCTTCCCCAAGCCGTCCAAGTTGTAG